A region of Dermabacter vaginalis DNA encodes the following proteins:
- a CDS encoding DNA repair protein RecN → MLRSLSIRRIGVIDDATIDFGPGFTALTGETGAGKTMVITGLGLLMGRRLDSRRAGVSSTVSGRVGLEKGAPVLARLDELGAEVEDDEVLVVRRVTKEGRSRAHIGGAPVPVGTLGEVMGAEITIHGQSDQLRLREPAAQLAALDSILGEEGRRLLAQHRALFTESVSLEKNVQRLSNALRDRERREVELNEILQAIEAASTFEGEDDALREEIARLSDAADTLAALEGALMHLAGDETSSVLTHADAAAASLGSAPGTPEILNRLLALREDASEIAREISLVRDGWEASPGRLEEAQERLHELSVLVRDLGPRLGGAQSVSALLHHSREALEALHELEDGAKQLEEYERRRRELEGELTEVASALSAQRREAATRLAGEIESELAELEMPGAALRIDVEPAARTASGSDQVTFTMQPHPGAEFMPVATGASGGELSRVMLALEVAIASLAEASRGGVYPVFVFDEIDAGIGGRAARAVGERLARLAESAQVIVVTHLPQVASWAGCHVRIVKETRVEDGEERTLSRIEPLEGEARVRELARMLAGDAESDAALEHAAELLATSTGGP, encoded by the coding sequence ATGCTGCGATCGCTTTCGATTCGCCGCATCGGGGTTATCGACGATGCCACGATCGATTTTGGGCCCGGTTTTACGGCGCTCACGGGCGAAACCGGTGCGGGCAAGACCATGGTGATTACGGGCCTCGGCCTTCTTATGGGGCGCCGTCTTGATTCGCGGCGGGCCGGTGTGTCGAGCACTGTTTCAGGGCGCGTGGGCCTTGAAAAAGGCGCGCCCGTTCTTGCACGACTCGACGAGCTGGGCGCAGAGGTGGAAGACGACGAAGTTCTCGTGGTGCGGCGCGTGACGAAAGAAGGACGCTCTCGCGCGCATATTGGCGGAGCTCCGGTTCCCGTGGGCACGCTCGGCGAGGTCATGGGGGCGGAAATCACGATCCACGGGCAGAGTGATCAGCTTCGCCTGCGAGAGCCGGCCGCGCAGCTTGCGGCACTCGACTCGATTCTGGGGGAGGAGGGCCGACGTTTGCTCGCCCAGCATCGTGCCCTTTTCACTGAAAGTGTTTCCCTGGAGAAAAACGTCCAGCGCCTCTCGAATGCGCTTCGGGATCGCGAGCGGCGCGAGGTTGAGTTGAACGAGATTCTCCAGGCGATCGAGGCCGCGAGCACTTTCGAAGGTGAGGATGACGCTCTGCGGGAGGAAATTGCGCGCTTGAGCGATGCTGCCGACACCCTCGCGGCGCTCGAGGGTGCGCTCATGCACCTTGCCGGCGATGAGACTTCGAGTGTGCTGACCCATGCCGATGCTGCTGCCGCTTCGCTTGGCTCGGCGCCCGGAACCCCCGAGATCCTCAATCGCCTTCTTGCGCTGCGTGAAGACGCGAGCGAGATCGCACGCGAGATCTCGCTTGTGCGCGACGGGTGGGAGGCTTCGCCGGGAAGGCTCGAGGAAGCGCAGGAGCGCCTGCACGAGCTCAGCGTTCTCGTGCGCGACCTCGGCCCACGTCTGGGAGGAGCGCAGAGTGTGAGTGCGCTTTTGCATCATTCGCGCGAGGCACTGGAGGCTCTTCATGAGCTCGAGGACGGAGCGAAGCAGCTCGAGGAGTACGAGAGGCGCCGCAGGGAGCTCGAGGGTGAGCTTACTGAGGTGGCATCGGCGTTGAGCGCTCAAAGGCGCGAGGCGGCCACTCGGCTTGCGGGGGAAATTGAAAGCGAGCTCGCGGAGCTCGAGATGCCAGGTGCGGCGCTTCGCATTGATGTTGAACCCGCGGCGCGCACCGCGAGCGGCAGTGACCAGGTGACGTTTACGATGCAACCGCACCCCGGTGCGGAGTTCATGCCGGTCGCCACCGGCGCGTCTGGTGGCGAGCTTTCCCGCGTGATGCTCGCACTCGAGGTTGCTATTGCTTCGCTTGCCGAGGCGTCGCGCGGCGGCGTCTATCCGGTTTTTGTTTTTGATGAGATCGATGCCGGAATCGGAGGGCGTGCGGCTCGTGCCGTGGGCGAGCGGCTCGCGCGGCTCGCCGAAAGTGCCCAGGTCATCGTCGTCACCCACCTTCCGCAGGTGGCGTCGTGGGCCGGCTGCCACGTGCGGATCGTGAAAGAAACGCGTGTCGAGGATGGCGAGGAGCGCACGCTCTCTCGGATCGAGCCGCTCGAGGGGGAGGCACGCGTACGAGAGCTCGCTCGGATGCTCGCGGGGGATGCAGAAAGCGATGCTGCACTCGAGCATGCAGCGGAATTGCTCGCGACCTCAACGGGGGGTCCGTAG
- the steA gene encoding putative cytokinetic ring protein SteA, translating into MSSEYDFPIAGRAKVGARTKDLTKRVEPGDIVVIDHEDIDRVAAEALVDRHPGAVLNAAPSISGRYPNAGPKILVDAGIPVFDVLDQDLFDTVREGRFVEIDENGLSLSTGERLEAELYSREVLEEKLEKAREGLSEQLEAFASNTMEYMLRERELLINGVGTPEVHTRFQGRPVLIVVRGYHYREDLATLVPFIRENRPVIIGVDGGADAVLDAGYRLDMIIGDMDSVSDRALKSGAEIVVHAYRDGRAPGMERIRELGLADDAVTFPASGTSEDIAMLLADDRGADVIVAVGTHGTLEEFLDKGRAGMSSTFLTRLRVGSKLVDAKGVSRLYRQRISTIQLVFLVVAGLLALAVALSVTDGGQALIQILGARLDDALRFFTALFTQGGPIP; encoded by the coding sequence GTGAGTAGTGAATATGATTTCCCGATCGCCGGTCGGGCGAAAGTTGGGGCACGCACCAAGGATCTGACGAAACGCGTTGAGCCTGGCGACATCGTGGTGATCGACCACGAGGACATTGATCGTGTCGCCGCCGAAGCGCTCGTTGATCGCCATCCGGGTGCTGTGCTCAACGCCGCCCCATCGATTTCGGGCCGCTACCCGAACGCCGGCCCGAAGATCCTCGTCGACGCCGGTATCCCCGTTTTTGACGTCCTGGATCAGGATTTGTTCGACACGGTGCGCGAAGGGCGGTTCGTCGAGATCGACGAGAATGGTCTCTCGCTGAGTACCGGCGAGCGGCTTGAAGCGGAACTGTACTCACGAGAGGTTCTCGAGGAAAAGCTCGAGAAGGCCCGCGAGGGTCTCAGCGAGCAGCTCGAAGCCTTTGCCTCCAACACGATGGAGTACATGCTCCGAGAACGAGAACTGCTCATTAACGGTGTGGGAACGCCCGAAGTGCACACGCGTTTCCAGGGGCGGCCGGTCCTGATCGTTGTGCGCGGCTACCATTACCGTGAGGACCTCGCGACCCTCGTGCCGTTCATTCGCGAGAACAGGCCAGTCATCATCGGTGTTGATGGTGGCGCTGACGCCGTTCTCGATGCCGGATATCGGCTCGACATGATCATCGGTGACATGGATTCGGTTTCCGATCGCGCGTTGAAGAGCGGCGCTGAAATTGTTGTGCATGCGTATCGCGATGGCCGTGCTCCGGGTATGGAGCGCATTCGTGAGCTTGGCCTCGCGGACGACGCCGTGACGTTCCCAGCCTCCGGTACAAGCGAGGACATCGCGATGCTCCTCGCTGACGATCGAGGCGCTGACGTGATTGTCGCCGTGGGCACCCACGGGACTCTCGAGGAATTTCTTGACAAGGGCCGAGCGGGCATGAGTTCGACCTTCCTCACGCGTTTGCGTGTGGGATCAAAACTCGTGGACGCCAAGGGAGTCTCGCGCCTGTATCGACAGCGCATCTCGACCATTCAGCTTGTCTTCCTCGTTGTCGCGGGTCTCCTCGCGCTTGCCGTCGCACTTTCTGTGACCGACGGAGGCCAAGCACTCATCCAGATTCTTGGTGCGAGGCTCGATGATGCCTTGCGCTTTTTCACCGCTCTGTTTACCCAGGGAGGACCAATCCCATGA
- a CDS encoding copper transporter, with amino-acid sequence MIDFRYHLVSLVAVFLALAIGIVLGAGPLRDGVGQTLTAQVEQLRVERDEMRASNDALTAENDDLEGFVESSGAGLVTNTMRGEKVATITDHSSLRKEAEATRALVDAAGGESGPRIELGQALWDPAAEGERRSALATITKTWPGVKPRGASTSEMLASIVARILAPSEDLDDAARLEIAKVLSASGVLTLEGDISAVDSVLLLSGEESLFAVTSDSPDSASKRADNLQKARLSLVTTLDRRGVSMAVGGSSTARGSSEGIVSDVRSGDLRDRVASIDMLTYASGPATLTLALAAAQVDMPGAFGSASDAETLTPDAAAIREASKTMAEEKGDEDSREPHTEANENEDAPASDGGGQ; translated from the coding sequence ATGATCGACTTTCGCTACCATCTTGTCTCGCTCGTGGCGGTGTTCCTCGCGCTCGCGATTGGTATCGTGCTCGGCGCGGGTCCCCTCCGCGACGGTGTTGGGCAGACACTGACCGCACAGGTCGAACAACTGAGAGTGGAACGCGATGAGATGCGGGCGTCGAACGACGCACTCACCGCCGAAAATGACGATCTCGAGGGTTTCGTGGAATCGTCTGGCGCAGGACTCGTGACCAACACGATGCGCGGCGAGAAGGTCGCAACGATTACGGATCACTCCTCGCTCAGGAAAGAAGCCGAGGCCACGCGCGCCCTTGTGGATGCCGCCGGCGGAGAGAGCGGCCCGCGCATTGAGCTTGGTCAGGCGCTGTGGGATCCGGCGGCGGAGGGCGAGCGCCGATCTGCCCTCGCGACGATCACGAAAACGTGGCCTGGCGTAAAGCCGAGAGGCGCCTCAACCTCCGAGATGCTCGCGTCGATCGTTGCGCGAATCCTCGCACCGAGCGAGGACCTTGATGATGCGGCACGTCTGGAGATTGCGAAGGTCTTGAGTGCGAGCGGTGTCCTTACACTCGAAGGCGATATTTCCGCTGTCGATTCCGTGCTTCTACTCTCGGGTGAAGAATCGCTGTTTGCGGTGACGAGCGATTCACCAGACTCGGCTTCGAAACGCGCGGATAATCTCCAGAAGGCTCGTCTTTCGCTTGTGACAACTCTCGACCGGCGAGGTGTATCGATGGCCGTTGGCGGTTCTTCGACCGCGCGCGGCAGTTCGGAAGGGATCGTATCGGATGTGCGCTCGGGCGATCTTCGCGACCGAGTCGCAAGCATCGACATGCTCACGTATGCCTCGGGTCCCGCGACGCTGACGCTTGCGCTTGCCGCGGCCCAAGTCGACATGCCTGGAGCGTTCGGCTCGGCTTCCGATGCCGAGACCCTGACCCCCGACGCGGCAGCGATTCGTGAGGCGTCAAAAACGATGGCAGAAGAAAAGGGAGATGAGGATTCGCGGGAGCCGCACACCGAGGCGAATGAGAACGAAGACGCTCCCGCAAGCGATGGCGGTGGGCAATGA
- the murJ gene encoding murein biosynthesis integral membrane protein MurJ, producing MTAPSRTASLVRATGLIAAITVLARLAGFVRYLVFGASVGAGEIGTAYASANLVPSVLFEVAAGGALASMVIPLIAGVLEESPLERHGGSRPVSHESASGIVSALLTWSVLLTLVLAAVLWVVAPVLAQVILGSGALAAQTPAIDLGARLMRVFALQLPFYAVTIVLGAYLQARRKFFWPALAPLVSSVVVMGTYGIYALTIPVGVSPATLSTVSEAALGWGTTLGVVAMALCVLIPAVRFGFAYRPRLALPRGVRSRALGLAGSGLATVGAQQLTTALILALAVRAGGTGTLPLFQYGQAVHLLPYAVLLVPVMTSVFPELSELRALGDRVKFSALTLRSVQTVVAFAAVGGAALWGAGMPIDRFFVVVDRSGIRGVGAVTAALAMGLIAYGIVMLTTKVLYAALRPGEALAIGATGWGIAGVLILVTVVTSPPRTTATAGVLFGLCISAGMWIASIGALNLIRERVLVREHVRPLVTTVLASIIASALGSIAGLGLAKLLGELFRGVWGTLILGIGTGVAGAAVCLGVLMLADRALAAPVLGLVSRLVKIPKEA from the coding sequence ATGACGGCTCCCTCTCGAACCGCCTCGCTCGTGCGCGCTACGGGTCTTATCGCCGCTATCACGGTCCTCGCGCGTCTCGCCGGATTTGTGCGTTACCTCGTGTTCGGCGCGAGCGTCGGCGCGGGTGAGATCGGAACCGCGTACGCGAGCGCCAACCTCGTGCCGAGCGTCCTGTTCGAAGTTGCTGCGGGTGGTGCGCTTGCGAGCATGGTGATTCCGCTTATTGCGGGGGTCCTTGAGGAATCGCCTCTTGAGCGTCACGGCGGAAGTCGTCCCGTTTCGCATGAGAGTGCCTCGGGGATCGTCTCGGCGCTGCTCACGTGGAGTGTGCTGCTCACGCTTGTGCTCGCTGCGGTGCTGTGGGTTGTCGCTCCGGTTCTCGCCCAGGTGATTCTCGGCAGCGGCGCCCTCGCGGCCCAGACGCCCGCGATTGACCTGGGCGCCCGCCTCATGCGGGTCTTCGCTCTTCAACTACCGTTCTATGCCGTGACAATCGTGCTCGGTGCCTACCTTCAGGCCCGCCGTAAGTTCTTTTGGCCTGCTCTTGCACCTCTCGTCTCGAGCGTGGTCGTCATGGGCACCTACGGGATCTATGCCCTCACCATTCCCGTGGGCGTTTCGCCTGCCACCCTTTCGACCGTTTCCGAGGCCGCGCTCGGCTGGGGCACGACACTCGGTGTCGTGGCTATGGCACTGTGCGTGCTGATTCCGGCGGTGCGTTTCGGTTTCGCCTATAGGCCGCGCCTTGCCCTTCCCCGGGGCGTGCGCTCGCGCGCGCTGGGACTTGCGGGCTCAGGCCTTGCCACCGTCGGCGCCCAGCAGCTCACGACGGCACTGATCCTTGCACTCGCCGTTCGTGCGGGCGGCACGGGAACCCTTCCGCTTTTCCAGTACGGTCAGGCCGTGCATCTCTTGCCCTATGCGGTACTCCTCGTTCCCGTGATGACGAGCGTTTTTCCCGAGCTCTCCGAACTTCGTGCCCTTGGTGATCGGGTGAAATTTTCGGCCCTCACGCTGCGCTCGGTGCAAACGGTCGTGGCCTTTGCCGCGGTGGGCGGTGCAGCGCTCTGGGGTGCGGGCATGCCGATCGATCGGTTTTTCGTCGTGGTCGATCGTTCAGGTATCCGCGGGGTTGGCGCTGTCACGGCGGCACTTGCCATGGGACTCATCGCTTACGGGATTGTGATGCTGACGACCAAGGTGCTCTACGCGGCGCTTCGGCCCGGAGAAGCGCTCGCGATCGGCGCAACCGGCTGGGGAATTGCAGGTGTGCTGATCCTCGTGACGGTTGTGACGTCGCCGCCGCGAACGACGGCGACCGCCGGGGTTCTTTTTGGTCTGTGCATTTCCGCAGGAATGTGGATTGCCTCGATCGGTGCACTCAACCTTATTCGCGAACGTGTGTTGGTCCGTGAACACGTGCGACCACTTGTCACGACGGTTCTTGCGTCCATCATTGCCTCCGCGCTTGGGTCGATTGCTGGGCTTGGGCTTGCGAAGCTGCTGGGCGAACTGTTCCGTGGCGTGTGGGGCACGCTTATTCTCGGCATCGGCACCGGTGTTGCAGGGGCAGCTGTGTGCCTCGGCGTGCTCATGCTCGCCGATCGTGCGCTCGCGGCCCCCGTGCTTGGACTCGTTTCACGCCTCGTGAAAATCCCGAAGGAAGCGTAG
- a CDS encoding glycosyltransferase family 4 protein: MRRVILVRPRAEGGLLAHVREEALLLAHAGVRVVDAGEEALVPKATPNASASSIHHRPLAIASGASPRQAWGARRALREIVREEVEGADGELLTVHAHGARAGAIAALALTPKLRARVRLVTTLHNRMPRSGFAALIGRALFTLVSRKSALILAVSPDLAVAARARGARRVEGAVIPAPGVALRGERGSGQSDVLEVLCVARLAPQKDLACLCEAARIVEERYPGALRVKIAGEGPERQNLSSRITAEKLPVELLGRVEDPRALMREADVVVQTSLWEGQPVALQEAISEGAAVIATDAGGTRWVTGEEIPLAAPGEAREIAEQLIAVLPTVPGSRARLERMREASRRRAEQLPTEGDLLAQLESALFPDTRDEER, encoded by the coding sequence ATGCGCCGTGTGATTCTCGTGCGGCCGCGCGCAGAAGGCGGTCTTCTCGCACACGTGCGCGAGGAAGCGCTCCTTCTCGCACATGCGGGTGTGCGCGTTGTGGACGCGGGGGAAGAGGCCCTCGTACCCAAGGCCACCCCCAACGCCAGTGCATCCAGCATCCACCACAGGCCTCTCGCAATCGCGTCCGGGGCGTCGCCGCGTCAAGCATGGGGTGCACGCCGGGCGCTGCGGGAGATCGTCCGGGAGGAAGTGGAAGGCGCCGACGGGGAGCTGCTCACGGTTCATGCCCACGGTGCGCGAGCCGGAGCGATCGCGGCCCTCGCGCTCACACCAAAGCTTCGCGCGCGCGTGCGCCTTGTCACGACGCTCCATAACCGCATGCCACGTTCGGGCTTTGCCGCACTCATTGGACGGGCGCTCTTCACCCTCGTGTCGCGAAAGAGCGCTCTCATACTCGCGGTGTCGCCGGACCTCGCGGTTGCCGCGCGTGCCCGCGGAGCACGCAGGGTTGAGGGCGCAGTCATCCCGGCACCTGGCGTGGCGCTCCGCGGTGAACGGGGATCAGGCCAAAGCGATGTTCTTGAGGTCCTGTGTGTTGCGCGCCTCGCGCCTCAAAAAGACCTTGCGTGCCTGTGCGAGGCTGCACGGATCGTGGAGGAACGCTACCCCGGCGCGCTTCGCGTGAAGATCGCGGGGGAGGGGCCCGAACGCCAAAACCTCTCCTCACGAATTACCGCCGAGAAGCTCCCCGTAGAGCTTCTCGGCCGGGTAGAAGATCCACGCGCGCTCATGCGCGAGGCCGATGTCGTTGTGCAGACGAGTCTCTGGGAAGGTCAGCCCGTCGCGCTTCAGGAGGCCATCAGCGAGGGCGCCGCGGTTATCGCCACGGATGCGGGCGGTACCCGGTGGGTGACGGGTGAGGAGATTCCTTTGGCCGCGCCGGGGGAGGCGCGCGAGATCGCCGAGCAACTCATAGCCGTGCTTCCCACCGTGCCCGGTTCCCGCGCGCGTCTTGAACGGATGCGCGAGGCCTCGCGACGACGCGCGGAGCAACTTCCCACCGAGGGCGATTTATTAGCGCAGCTCGAGAGCGCGCTTTTTCCCGACACACGCGACGAGGAGCGATAG
- a CDS encoding NUDIX domain-containing protein, with protein MNIHEDTLADDFCPRPVAESRTVYEGLVWNVARDSVDFAPGVRFSRDYVSHTGAVAILAFTVEGEAIVIRQYRHPAGAHMWELPAGLLDKEGEDPAAAALRELEEETGYTAQSARHLLDYYPSAGGSNEKIRVYVAHGCTKASTIDFTRVDEEAEILTRTVPIDDLESAALSGRLHNGALLIATLAYTSRARKGEDVAI; from the coding sequence ATGAACATTCACGAGGACACGCTTGCCGACGATTTCTGCCCACGGCCCGTTGCCGAGAGTCGAACCGTGTACGAAGGGCTCGTGTGGAACGTCGCTCGCGATAGCGTCGATTTTGCTCCGGGCGTGCGTTTTTCCCGCGACTACGTTTCGCACACGGGTGCCGTGGCGATTCTCGCCTTCACGGTCGAGGGCGAAGCGATTGTGATCAGGCAATACCGACACCCCGCCGGTGCTCACATGTGGGAGCTTCCTGCGGGCCTCCTCGACAAGGAGGGCGAAGATCCCGCCGCGGCAGCGTTGCGTGAGCTCGAGGAAGAAACCGGGTACACAGCGCAGAGCGCGCGCCACTTGCTCGACTATTACCCGAGCGCTGGAGGCTCAAACGAGAAAATTCGCGTGTACGTGGCGCACGGGTGCACGAAGGCCTCGACCATCGATTTCACGCGCGTCGACGAGGAGGCGGAGATTCTTACGCGTACCGTGCCAATTGACGATCTCGAAAGTGCGGCGCTTTCGGGCCGACTCCACAACGGTGCACTTCTCATCGCGACCCTCGCCTACACGTCACGCGCACGGAAAGGCGAGGACGTCGCGATCTAG
- a CDS encoding HRDC domain-containing protein, with translation MTDANAQATETASAPLIKKPAGGTPALVATIQGILEWCERVESGEDLAIDVERASSYRYSAKAYLVQIKTEAAGILLLDPLACQLPGTFTDIMNSHPWILHASRQDLPSLSMLGLTPPALFDTEVAARLLGLPKVNLGALTEELLGVRLAKEHSSANWSKRPLPESWLDYAALDVEYLAELKAALTRRLDESGKAAWAQEEFAFEATFAHPDTPDEPWRSLHGLGTLKSPLQLAVARAMWERRDSIARHADIAPFMVLRDKPLVAMAKASSKGREAFDKAAPKNLKHREQWWRCVREARELPRVHLPSTRPAGPYPNHRSWPKRFPEVLGAYKKVREGLLARADELHMPVENLISPGHVRHWVWNHFNAEAEHRIPHASPEQIERELEAVGARPWQAAQATPAIIESLRDYTPPST, from the coding sequence ATGACTGACGCGAACGCTCAGGCGACGGAAACCGCATCCGCGCCTCTCATTAAGAAGCCCGCGGGAGGAACTCCAGCTCTCGTGGCGACCATCCAGGGCATCCTCGAGTGGTGCGAGCGCGTTGAAAGCGGCGAGGACCTTGCGATCGATGTCGAACGGGCCTCGAGTTACCGGTATTCCGCGAAGGCCTACCTCGTGCAGATCAAAACCGAGGCAGCCGGAATTTTGCTGCTCGATCCGCTCGCGTGCCAACTCCCGGGAACTTTCACGGACATCATGAACTCTCACCCGTGGATTCTGCACGCCTCTCGACAAGACCTTCCCTCACTCTCGATGCTCGGGCTGACACCACCCGCGCTTTTCGACACCGAGGTCGCCGCCAGACTTCTGGGACTGCCCAAGGTGAATCTTGGCGCCCTCACCGAAGAACTGCTCGGCGTGCGGCTCGCCAAGGAGCATTCGAGCGCGAATTGGTCGAAGAGGCCGCTTCCGGAATCATGGCTCGACTATGCCGCACTCGATGTGGAATACCTCGCCGAGCTCAAGGCTGCTCTCACGCGGCGGCTCGACGAGAGCGGTAAAGCCGCATGGGCTCAAGAAGAATTTGCGTTCGAAGCAACATTTGCGCACCCCGACACACCCGACGAGCCGTGGCGCAGCCTGCACGGGCTCGGTACTCTCAAAAGCCCGCTTCAGCTGGCGGTCGCACGTGCGATGTGGGAGCGACGCGATTCGATTGCCCGTCATGCCGATATCGCGCCGTTCATGGTGCTTCGCGATAAACCACTCGTGGCCATGGCGAAGGCCTCGAGCAAAGGCCGCGAAGCATTCGACAAGGCGGCACCGAAAAATCTCAAGCATCGCGAGCAGTGGTGGCGATGCGTACGCGAAGCACGCGAACTTCCCCGCGTGCACCTCCCCTCAACGCGACCCGCGGGCCCCTACCCCAATCACCGGTCGTGGCCGAAGCGTTTCCCAGAGGTTCTCGGCGCCTACAAGAAGGTTCGTGAAGGGCTTCTTGCGCGCGCCGATGAACTACACATGCCGGTCGAGAATCTCATTTCTCCCGGCCATGTGCGCCACTGGGTGTGGAATCACTTCAACGCCGAGGCGGAACACCGTATACCTCACGCAAGCCCCGAACAGATCGAGCGCGAACTCGAGGCCGTAGGCGCGCGGCCGTGGCAGGCTGCACAAGCGACACCCGCGATCATCGAATCGCTGCGCGATTACACACCTCCGAGCACCTAG
- a CDS encoding DUF3000 domain-containing protein produces MAIHHFPQEREEFVSAIDALTAAPLRHEVQWEEIPAPSRLAPFSWAAEADVVMHDTDLASGKFIVLYDPNGKDDWKGRARVVTLIQAQLEHEFALESMLGDVAWSWVTESLELAGAEAHELGCTVTRVVSQSYGALAARPTTVDVAMRASWTPDSLALGPHFGAWSAILCAAGGLPPQPLSVSPLHPSHRARAPHLSAAKDR; encoded by the coding sequence GTGGCCATTCATCACTTTCCTCAGGAGCGCGAAGAATTCGTGAGCGCGATCGACGCGCTCACTGCCGCTCCCCTCCGCCACGAGGTTCAGTGGGAAGAAATCCCCGCGCCTTCTCGCCTGGCACCCTTTTCATGGGCGGCCGAGGCCGACGTCGTCATGCACGACACCGACCTCGCGAGCGGAAAGTTCATCGTGCTCTACGACCCGAACGGCAAGGATGACTGGAAGGGCCGGGCCAGGGTCGTGACCCTTATCCAAGCCCAACTGGAGCACGAATTCGCCCTCGAATCGATGCTCGGCGATGTCGCGTGGAGCTGGGTCACCGAGTCGCTTGAACTTGCGGGCGCCGAGGCACACGAACTCGGATGCACCGTGACGCGCGTCGTGTCGCAAAGTTACGGGGCGCTCGCGGCACGCCCCACGACTGTGGACGTCGCGATGCGTGCTTCGTGGACACCGGATTCGCTCGCCCTCGGGCCTCACTTTGGCGCGTGGTCCGCGATTCTGTGCGCTGCCGGTGGTCTCCCACCGCAGCCGCTATCCGTAAGCCCTCTTCACCCCTCGCACCGTGCGAGGGCTCCTCATCTTTCTGCCGCGAAGGACCGCTAA
- the msrB gene encoding peptide-methionine (R)-S-oxide reductase MsrB has translation MNSPLGEGHYRFALSRDEWRERLNADEYHVLREGGTERPFTGEYEEVRAAGTYACRACGAELFRASEQFNAHCGWPAFWAPSESDRVELREDRSLGMVRTEVRCASCGSHLGHVFRGEGFPTPTNERYCINSICLVHSDDAEASTE, from the coding sequence ATGAACTCACCGCTTGGTGAAGGCCACTACCGCTTTGCCCTTTCGCGCGACGAATGGCGCGAGCGTTTGAATGCTGACGAATATCACGTACTGCGTGAAGGCGGAACGGAGCGACCGTTCACAGGCGAATACGAGGAAGTGCGGGCGGCGGGAACCTACGCGTGCCGCGCGTGCGGTGCAGAGCTTTTCCGCGCGAGCGAACAGTTCAACGCCCACTGCGGTTGGCCCGCGTTCTGGGCACCTTCCGAAAGCGACCGCGTGGAATTGCGTGAGGATCGCAGCCTCGGCATGGTTCGCACCGAAGTGCGCTGTGCCTCATGTGGATCGCACCTCGGGCACGTTTTCAGGGGGGAAGGGTTCCCCACGCCCACCAACGAGCGCTACTGCATCAATTCCATCTGCCTCGTTCACAGCGACGATGCGGAGGCTTCGACCGAGTAA
- a CDS encoding dihydrofolate reductase family protein, with translation MATHSSDTPQPLSRLVGGGHPVAESIRLDDEGALRLGELLAFPSDRVHVRSMMNQSLDGATAGEDGSSSSLSNPWDFFMLTVLRALPDIIVSGATTVRREDFRRPSGRKVLRGEGLRPCGAELPALAILTTSGKIPPHIDETWPTLLVCPSGNGSRVARESGFSSHAIIEADGARAIVEALAERGFRGIQVEGGPSVNGMFFDDGAFDELVWTRSAITVGGEAPRASVGKLHRLTWHLTDLFHSPGACIERYVPTTLKENR, from the coding sequence ATGGCGACACACAGTTCCGATACCCCCCAACCTCTCTCCCGCCTCGTGGGAGGTGGGCATCCCGTCGCCGAGTCGATCAGGCTCGACGACGAAGGCGCGCTTCGCCTCGGCGAATTGCTCGCGTTCCCGAGCGACCGCGTTCACGTGCGTTCGATGATGAATCAGAGTCTCGACGGCGCCACCGCTGGCGAGGATGGTTCCTCCAGTTCGCTCTCAAACCCGTGGGATTTCTTCATGCTCACGGTTCTACGGGCCCTTCCCGACATCATCGTGAGCGGCGCGACAACCGTGCGACGCGAAGACTTTCGCCGTCCTTCGGGCCGGAAGGTGCTCCGCGGCGAAGGGCTGCGTCCATGCGGTGCGGAACTTCCCGCGCTCGCGATCCTCACGACGAGCGGTAAGATCCCCCCGCACATTGACGAAACGTGGCCGACACTCCTCGTGTGCCCGTCCGGGAATGGCTCCCGGGTGGCGCGCGAAAGTGGTTTTTCGAGTCACGCCATCATCGAAGCCGACGGAGCCCGCGCGATCGTCGAGGCCCTCGCTGAGCGAGGGTTTCGAGGCATTCAGGTTGAGGGCGGTCCTTCCGTCAATGGAATGTTTTTTGATGATGGGGCGTTTGATGAACTTGTATGGACACGCTCGGCGATCACCGTGGGAGGCGAGGCACCGCGGGCAAGCGTCGGAAAATTGCACCGACTCACGTGGCACCTCACGGATCTCTTCCACAGCCCCGGAGCGTGCATCGAACGCTACGTCCCCACGACGCTCAAGGAGAACCGATGA